TCAGGCCTCGCAGATGCGTGACCAGATGCAGCCCGGCACGGGCATCCGGACCATCGGGGGCATGTATGCCGTCGTCAAGGAGGTCCGCGACGACGCCGTCCTGGTCGAGATCGAGCCGGGCGTGCACGCTCTGTTCGCCAAGAACGCCATCGGTGCCGTGCTCCCGGACGAGGAGTTCGACCGCATCGTGAACGGGGGCGAGGGCGAGGAGCTGGACGTCGACACGGTGGTTCCGGACGACGCCTCGGCGCTGACCCGCGACGAGGACTCTCCCGCCGACACGAAGCTCGATCTCGGCAAGAAGGATTCCGTCGCGGACACGCCCGACGACGAAGCCGACGAGGACGCCAAGGCCACCGCGGACGCCTCCGAGGAGCCCAAGGTGGACGCGGCCAAGGCCGACACCACCGGCTCGAAGGATGCCAAGCGGGACGGAGACTCCGACTCCAAGTAAGGTCGGCGCCGCCGGACTGATGGGGGCACCTCCTGACCGAAGGTCGGAGGAGACCGGGTCCGGCGGCGTAGCACGTCCACAGACCACTTCGCGTGCCGCCGGGCCGCCCTAGCCGAACTCAGGGGGCGGCCGGGGCGGTTGGACAGGGAGAGACGAGAAGGTGGCAGCACCGAAGAGGGGCCGAAAGGCTCCTGGCGCCAAGGGAAGGCCGTGGCGCTCCCTAGCGCTGATCCTGCTGGTCATGGCCGGGTTGTTCGGGGGGATGTTCCTCTCGGGCCACAAGACCCCCCGGCTGGGGATCGACCTCGCCGGCGGCACGAGCATCACGCTTGAGGCCAAGAACCAGCCGGGCAAGCCCAATGCGATCAACAAGACCAACATGGACACCGCCGTCAGCATCATCGAGCGGCGTGTCAACGGTCTTGGTGTGCAGGAGGCCGAGGTCCAGACCCAGGGCGACCGGCACATCATCGTCAACATCCCGAAGGGCACCAACTCCAAGCAGGCACGCGAGCAGGTCGGCACGACCGCTGAGCTGGGCTTCCGCCCGGTACTGACGCTGGCCCAGACCGGTCAGCAGCAGCCGACGCCGACACCGTCGCCCTCCGACAGCACGGGTTCGGGCAAGAAGAAGGACGGGCAGGACGGGAAGGGCGACAAGAGCGGGGAAAAGGGAGCGGGGGGCGCCGATGACAAGGCGTCCTCCTCGGGCTCCTCCTCATCGGCGGGGCAGGGCCGCGCGGTCACCGAAGGGCTGAAGTCCCAGACCGCGAAGACGAAGGAGACTCCCACCCCCAAGGCCAGCGAGTCCGGGAGCAAGAAGAGCCCGCCGCCCACCACCCCTCCGCAGCAACAGCAGCCGCCCGGCGTCTCCGGCGCGCTGGCCAAGAAGCTTCAGGCGCTGAACTGCAACACCAAGGAATCCAGGGCGAAGGCCAGCGAGAAGGCCGCCGCCGCCAAGCCTTCGCAGCAGATCGTCGCCTGTGACGCGCGCGAGAAGATCAAGTACGCGCTCGGCCCGGTCGCCGTCCAGGGCAAGAACGTCAAGGACGCCAAGGCCGTCTTCGACCAGCAGCGGGCCCAGTGGATCGTCCAGATGTCGTTCGACGACAAGGGCTCCGACCAGTTCGGCAACATCACCGGCAAGCTGATGAAGCAGCAGCAGCCGCTGAACCAGTTCGCCATCGCGCTGGACGGCGAGGTCCAGTCGGCCCCGACCGTCAACCAGCGGCTGACGAACAACGCCGAGATCTCCGGCAGCTTCACCCAGGAGTCCGCCGAGGACCTGGGCAACATCCTGTCCTACGGCGCGCTGCCGCTGTCCTTCGACGAGTCCGACGTGACCACGGTCACCGCGGCGCTCGGCAGCGACCAGTTGCACGCGGGTCTGGTCGCCGGCGCCATCGGCATGGCCCTGGTGA
This sequence is a window from Streptomyces sp. NBC_01775. Protein-coding genes within it:
- the yajC gene encoding preprotein translocase subunit YajC; the encoded protein is MDPIALLPFIVLIGAMFLMTRSAKKKQRQASQMRDQMQPGTGIRTIGGMYAVVKEVRDDAVLVEIEPGVHALFAKNAIGAVLPDEEFDRIVNGGEGEELDVDTVVPDDASALTRDEDSPADTKLDLGKKDSVADTPDDEADEDAKATADASEEPKVDAAKADTTGSKDAKRDGDSDSK
- the secD gene encoding protein translocase subunit SecD; translated protein: MAAPKRGRKAPGAKGRPWRSLALILLVMAGLFGGMFLSGHKTPRLGIDLAGGTSITLEAKNQPGKPNAINKTNMDTAVSIIERRVNGLGVQEAEVQTQGDRHIIVNIPKGTNSKQAREQVGTTAELGFRPVLTLAQTGQQQPTPTPSPSDSTGSGKKKDGQDGKGDKSGEKGAGGADDKASSSGSSSSAGQGRAVTEGLKSQTAKTKETPTPKASESGSKKSPPPTTPPQQQQPPGVSGALAKKLQALNCNTKESRAKASEKAAAAKPSQQIVACDAREKIKYALGPVAVQGKNVKDAKAVFDQQRAQWIVQMSFDDKGSDQFGNITGKLMKQQQPLNQFAIALDGEVQSAPTVNQRLTNNAEISGSFTQESAEDLGNILSYGALPLSFDESDVTTVTAALGSDQLHAGLVAGAIGMALVIIYLVAYYRGLSLIAILSLLVSAVLTYTIMTLLGPAMGFALNLPAVCGAIVAIGITADSFIVYFERIRDEVREGRTLRPAVERAWPRARRTILVSDFVSFLAAAVLFAVTVGKVQGFAFTLGLTTALDVVVVFFFTKPIMTLLARRKFFSDGHPWSGLDPTRLGAKPPLRRGRRSSVSTDTKEA